The sequence below is a genomic window from Candidatus Hydrogenedentota bacterium.
GGGCCTGGACGATGAGTTTGTGCGCAAGCAGCTGAACCCGGCGCTTTACGAGGCGGTGCGCGAGGAGGTGGAGATGCTGGAGGGCGCGGGCGCGACGTTTGACCCGCGGGATGTGCTGGATGCGAAGACGACGCCGGTGTATTTTGGCAGCGCGCTGAACAATTTCGGGGTGCAGCTGTTGCTGGACGGGTTTTTAAAGTATTCCGCTCCCCCGGCGCCGCGGCGGAGCGCCACGAACGGGGCGATCACGCCGCAACACAAGGCGTTTTCGGGGTTTGTGTTCAAGATCCAGGCGAACATGGACCCGAACCACCGCGATCGCATAGCGTTTATCCGGGTGGTTTCGGGGAAGTTCGAGCGGAACATGAACGTAATCCACACGCGCACGGGGCGGAAGGTTCGGCTGGGCAACGCGAGCAAGATTTTCGGGCAGGACCGGGAGACGATTGAGGAAGCGTACGCCGGGGACGTGGTGGGGATTGTGGGCAACAATCTTTTCGCGATCGGGGACACGCTGGCGGAGGAGAATGGGGTAGCGTTTGACGAGATCCCGTTCTTTGCGCCGGAGTGCTTTACGTATATCGAGAATACGCAGCCGTCTCAGGCGAAGCGTTTCCGCACGGGGCTGGACCAGTTGTTGCAGGAGGGGGTGTATCAGCGCTACCGGATTCACGACGCGGCGCGGAATGTTCCGTTGATCGGCGCCGCGGGCCCGCTTCAGTTCGAGATTGTGCAGTATCGGCTGCAGGACGAGTATGGCGCGGAGACGCGTCTCCAGCATGCGCCGTGGACCCAGACGCGGTGGGTGCATCCGGAGGTGGATCTGGACAAGGTCCCGATTCCGCCGGGGGTGAAGCGGGCGTATGACGGGCACGAGCGGGCGGTGCTGTTGTTTGAGACGAACTGGGGGCTGAATTACTTCATGGAGAAGAATGCGGACGTGCCGTTGGCGAAACTGCCGTTTGACGCGTAGGGGGACGTTTGGGGGGATGCCTGGTCGGCGACGGGACAGCCGCGCCGGTTGGCAGTGTTGTGCGTTGGTTCGGCTCGCTTTGGGTCGTGTGCGGGCTGTTGGTACGTGGGGTGATGGGGCGCCGCAATTCCTGGGGACACATGACGCTTCGCGTCACCCGTTAAGGCTGAAATACTGACCCGGACTGTTGGCGATGTACTGGAGTCGCTCACGCTCAAGCCTTTGCGGCGGAGCCGCGGAGCTCGGTCGGCGACGGGACAGCCGCGCCGGTTGGCTGTGTCGTGCGTTGGTTGGGGTCGCTTTGGGTCGTGTGCGGGCTGTTGGTACGTGGGGTGATGGGGCGCCGCAGTCCCTGGGGACACATTTCCCTGGGGGTACAGGCACCCGCGAATTCAAGGTGGTTGGAACGCTTTCGCGGCGAAGGTTATTTTTTCGCGGGAGCCAGTCCCCCTTATCTCCATAGTGTCAGGGTAATGAGGGAAAGTCCGAGCAGGAAGAGGTCGCTGGCGCGCTGGCGGAGGTCCTTGATGCCGGTGGGGCCTTGTGGACAGGCGCAGCCGGGCGCGGGCGGATTGGCGGCGGCGCGAAGTTCTTCCTGGGAGAGCTGACCGTCGTTGTTGGTGTCGATCTGATTGAACATGGCCGCCGTCAGGTTGCTTGCCGCGGCCTGGGCCTCGCCGAAGTTCAACAGTCCGTTAGCATCGAAGTCGGCCGTTGCGAAATGGTCCAGCAGTTGCTGCGCGATTTCGGGC
It includes:
- a CDS encoding peptide chain release factor 3, whose amino-acid sequence is MSSAPGALAHEVARRRTFAIVSHPDAGKTTITEKFLLYGGAVHLAGSVTARKNQRQSTSDWLELERKRGISISSTVLQFDYNGYRVNLLDTPGHQDFSEDTYRVLTAVDAAIMVIDAGKGIEAQTLKLFEVCRHRGVPIFTFINKMDRPARDPFELLDELERQLGIAPYPVNWPLGNGPEFRGVWDRQTKMAHIFERTSGGAHRAPVQTAGLDDEFVRKQLNPALYEAVREEVEMLEGAGATFDPRDVLDAKTTPVYFGSALNNFGVQLLLDGFLKYSAPPAPRRSATNGAITPQHKAFSGFVFKIQANMDPNHRDRIAFIRVVSGKFERNMNVIHTRTGRKVRLGNASKIFGQDRETIEEAYAGDVVGIVGNNLFAIGDTLAEENGVAFDEIPFFAPECFTYIENTQPSQAKRFRTGLDQLLQEGVYQRYRIHDAARNVPLIGAAGPLQFEIVQYRLQDEYGAETRLQHAPWTQTRWVHPEVDLDKVPIPPGVKRAYDGHERAVLLFETNWGLNYFMEKNADVPLAKLPFDA